A genomic stretch from Penicillium digitatum chromosome 4, complete sequence includes:
- a CDS encoding Allantoate permease, translated as MQPGPEQTATTEEPPATAEEPPATTEEPPATAEEPPATTEDPPATTEDPPATTEEPPATCKVPSEEPACTTNWSRETRHCSRIASCVCCVCKKEIQHVRNYNRGHRDCTEPQDRH; from the exons ATGCA acccggtcctgagcagaccgctaccactgaagaaccgcctgctaccgctgaagaaccgcctgctaccaccgaagaaccgcctgctaccgctgaagaaccgcctgctaccactgaagatccgcctgctaccactgaagatccgcctgctaccactgaagaaccgcctgctacctgtaaagtcccgtccgaggaacctgcctgcacgaccaactggtctcgagaaacgagacattgcagccgtatcgctagctgcgtgtgctgcgtatgcaagaaagaaatacagcatgttcgcaattacaaccgcggacatcgagactgcactgaaccccaagaccgacactga
- a CDS encoding Protein kinase-like domain has protein sequence MEETIAELRRQLEEAERRQGEAERRQGEAERRQGEAERRQGEAERHVQPNTLFTLLDRCHNYLSQAIRVETDATLTTQGDATNPVNRLYPKRIVPWLDFPQLQEQVWRKLDRTAALTSRPLFPSDTQIDYVFANIQNRPIYSEASLRNFERDTVDNFVEMVIKALRDDEVFRHEFGIQGQVTFYDRMNLSETSLQNSLEQMNLQDVRTPQRFANTRPGRRRGRGRGAMQGNNRDGTTRRRNRRADQFCVHLMADERQIPIYAVEFKAPHKVTIPELVAGLHQINLARDVINQEGDTFEFHATYLVAAVVTQIFSYMIDIGVQYGYICTGEAFVFLYIPEDDPTVVQYFLCIPNQDVQADDELRLHRTAIGQVLAFTLQALAAKAPSQEWHDAAYDKLETWDVEYLDVLRKIPETLRKDPRASNYRPSHWKLEPKTHNTRSRARCKPDISTPKHSSTEGSGSDEESHSPSIAAAARSGSSRGRGNNRQSTKESESKRAGQNNKQTSRKDGQSTRPYCTIACIRGIVNREPLDQECPNWKLHGGQRHSIGPQEFTRRLHRQLTQNRNHGFEQLHVCGRTGYLVKATLLSHGYTVVIKATTMEKQHRLQAEANNYRHLRSLQGNQIPVCLGTFTPQVLYWYHGELMAQMMILSWSGKRLQYIINDENSRFFHQERDKALTVLRSHGVIHGDSEWRNMLWDDLGARLFVIDLEEVKWLKCPRALEPTFGNMRHSHRVGVGKSRKKLLSSSTAVCS, from the coding sequence ATGGAAGAAACAATCGCCGAGCTACGGCGTCAGCTTGAGGAGGCGGAACGACGccagggagaggcggaacgacgccagggagaggcggaacgacgccagggagaggcggaacgacgccagggagaggcggaaCGACATGTGCAGCCCAACACACTATTCACCCTTCTCGATCGCTGCCACAACTATCTGTCTCAAGCGATCAGAGTCGAGACGGATGCAACCCTCACGACTCAGGGCGATGCGACCAACCCGGTGAACAGACTTTACCCCAAGCGCATAGTCCCTTGGCTTGATTTCCCTCAGCTCCAGGAGCAAGTCTGGAGGAAACTCGACCGCACGGCTGCCTTAACCTCGCGCCCTCTCTTCCCTTCTGATACCCAAATCGATTATGTCTTTGCGAATATCCAGAATAGACCGATTTATTCGGAGGCGTCCCTTCGAAATTTCGAGCGAGACACGGTGGATAATTTTGTTGAAATGGTTATCAAGGCGTTGCGAGATGATGAAGTCTTTCGACATGAGTTTGGAATCCAAGGTCAAGTCACCTTTTACGACCGCATGAACCTATCGGAAACTTCGCTACAGAACAGCTTAGAGCAAATGAATCTTCAGGACGTGCGAACACCCCAACGATTCGCGAACACTAGGCCTGGGAGACGCagaggaaggggaagaggagcGATGCAGGGAAACAATAGGGATGGCACTACACGAAGACGTAATCGTCGTGCCGACCAGTTCTGCGTGCACCTTATGGCTGATGAACGACAAATACCAATATATGCGGTGGAGTTCAAAGCGCCGCATAAGGTGACAATCCCCGAATTGGTGGCGGGTCTACACCAGATAAATCTAGCTCGCGATGTCATTAACCAGGAAGGCGATACGTTTGAGTTTCATGCCacctacctcgtcgccgcTGTGGTCACTCAGATATTCTCATACATGATCGATATTGGGGTTCAATACGGCTATATCTGCacaggagaagcttttgtttttctctatATCCCGGAGGATGATCCCACAGTTGTTCAATATTTTTTGTGTATCCCAAACCAGGACGTGCAGGCGGACGATGAACTACGCCTCCACCGGACCGCTATCGGCCAGGTGCTTGCATTCACCCTTCAAGCGCTAGCCGCCAAAGCTCCGTCtcaagaatggcatgatgcgGCATACGATAAGCTAGAGACCTGGGATGTCGAATACCTAGATGTGTTGAGAAAAATCCCCGAGACTCTCCGTAAAGACCCGCGAGCCTCCAATTATCGACCATCGCACTGGAAACTAGAGCCGAAGACGCACAATACACGATCCCGTGCTCGCTGCAAACCAGATATCTCTACTCCAAAGCATTCGTCGACCGAAGGCAGCGGTAGTGATGAAGAATCGCACTCGCCATCTATCGCTGCAGCGGCTCGTAGCGGGTCGAGCCGTGGCCGAGGCAATAACCGCCAATCAACTAAGGAAAGCGAAAGCAAACGAGCCGGTCAGAATAATAAACAGACCTCTCGAAAAGATGGGCAATCTACACGACCCTACTGCACAATTGCCTGTATCCGCGGCATCGTTAACCGAGAACCTCTGGATCAAGAATGCCCTAACTGGAAACTCCACGGCGGCCAGAGACACTCTATAGGACCGCAGGAGTTCACACGCCGGCTTCACCGCCAACTTAcccaaaaccgaaaccatggGTTTGAACAGCTTCACGTCTGTGGTCGGACAGGTTACCTCGTCAAAGCTACCCTTCTATCACACGGGTACACTGTGGTCATTAAAGCTACCACAATGGAGAAGCAGCATCGCCTTCAAGCGGAGGCGAACAATTATCGTCACCTCAGGAGCTtacaaggaaatcaaatccCCGTCTGTCTTGGCACATTTACGCCACAAGTCTTATATTGGTACCATGGCGAATTAATGGCGCAGATGATGATACTGAGCTGGTCTGGAAAACGGCTTCAGTATATTATCAACGATGAGAATTCCAGATTCTTTCACCAGGAGCGCGACAAAGCTCTGACCGTGCTCCGGTCGCATGGAGTTATCCACGGCGACAGTGAGTGGCGCAATATGCTGTGGGATGACCTAGGTGCTCGCTTGTTTGTTATTGACCTGGAGGAAGTGAAATGGTTGAAGTGCCCTCGGGCTCTTGAACCAACCTTTGGCAACATGCGGCATAGCCATCGCGTCGGGGTGGggaaaagtagaaaaaagcTCTTGTCCAGCTCAACTGCTGTCTGCTCATGA